The following are from one region of the Bactrocera oleae isolate idBacOlea1 chromosome 6, idBacOlea1, whole genome shotgun sequence genome:
- the LOC106624642 gene encoding uncharacterized protein, which yields MPKEDPFVNRAQLLKAIKKYPEIWDSNNKLHMCRSVTAPMWNEIAEQFGGHVPTVKLQSIWSQMKYHYHNLVHRQILHKERFTTKWEHFEPMSFMYNITVAKIVGAAGANDGNQTQHLQSPTAVSLPTPPPTPTTPQSQGRGRPSGSFTWLPVQQQQQSQTQQLQQQLVQTQLSTQMHEQLTPGGMPQPLLTSTPLSTQAEVSVETSPFIGFTGLVPPAAITVEATTTPMRKPGRPGSMNNSMRGRIIDVIKAHPPLWVGRQQEAVPGQRKAQNRTSAVWKEVAAELGLTASLVQTRWSIIKQRYVDELQKERRAHFTQQAFHSTWEHFERMDFMRDILIKKVDEREQTREQIQEIVSEHQQLQSAAAQHMRYMRLGMPPPMSMLGATSGVYEDGSVVGMVPLHQTGVVGSGVGGVAGAVGMGRRLGAGGRVKTESDLEWDPFEMILHVHGTEPAAN from the exons ATGCCAAAAGAGGATCCATTCGTGAATCGCGCCCAACTGCTGAAGGCAATCAAAAAGTATCCGGAGATATGGGACTCAAATAATAAACTGCACATGTGTCGCAGCGTCACAGCGCCCATGTGGAACGAGATAGCCGAACAGTTTGGTGGGCATGTGCCAACAG TAAAACTCCAGTCCATCTGGAGTCAGATGAAATACCACTACCATAACCTAGTACATCGGCAAATTTTGCATAAGGAACGTTTTACCACCAAATGGGAGCACTTCGAACCGATGTCTTTCATGTACAACATCACGGTGGCAAAGATAGTAGGGGCTGCTGGCGCCAATGATGGCAATCAAACACAGCATTTGCAGTCACCCACAGCCGTATCACTGCCCACGCCACCGCCGACACCAACCACACCGCAATCGCAGGGACGTGGACGACCCAGCGGCAGTTTTACATGGCTGCcggtacagcaacaacaacaatcgcagacacaacaactacaacagcagCTAGTGCAAACACAATTATCAACACAAATGCACGAACAATTGACGCCAGGTGGCATGCCGCAACCGCTACTAACATCGACGCCCTTATCGACACAAGCTGAGGTAAGCGTGGAGACAAGTCCATTCATTGGTTTCACTGGGCTTGTACCGCCGGCAGCCATAACGGTGGAGGCTACAACGACACCAATGCGCAAGCCGGGACGGCCAGGTTCCATGAATAATAGCATGCGCGGACGCATCATCGACGTAATCAAGGCACATCCGCCTTTGTGGGTCGGCCGTCAACAGGAAGCTGTGCCGGGCCAACGTAAGGCGCAAAATCGCACATCGGCTGTGTGGAAAGAGGTTGCTGCCGAGTTGGGACTAACTGCAA GTCTTGTTCAAACTCGTTGGTCCATAATAAAACAGCGCTACGTAGATGAACTGCAAAAAGAGCGGCGCGCTCACTTCACTCAACAGGCCTTTCACTCCACGTGGGAGCACTTCGAACGCATGGACTTTATGCGCGACATACTCATTAAGAAGGTGGACGAGCGTGAGCAAACGCGAGAGCAGATACAGGAAATAGTTAGTGAGCATCAGCAATTGCAATCGGCTGCTGCACAGCATATGCGTTATATGCGGCTGGGCATGCCACCGCCGATGAGCATGTTGGGTGCCACGTCGGGTGTGTATGAAGACGGCAGCGTAGTTGGCATGGTGCCATTGCATCAAACCGGTGTAGTAGGGAGCGGTGTTGGCGGCGTCGCTGGCGCTGTGGGTATGGGGCGACGTCTGGGTGCTGGCGGACGTGTGAAGACCGAAAGCGACTTGGAATGGGATCCGTTTGAAATGATTTTGCATGTGCACGGCACAGAACCAGCCGCTAATTGA